The following are from one region of the Amycolatopsis sp. QT-25 genome:
- a CDS encoding cytosine permease, with product MGDKVTEVEQHGIAPIPPEEQTSRPRDLFRMAFGGANTFATIILGTLPIAFGLSFWAAAAATVAGVVVGALVLSPMSLFGPLTRTNNAVSSGAHFGVVGRCVGSFLSLLTAITFFAISVWVSGDAVAGAAQRLFGFDGGEVLRGVAYGVIALATLVVCIYGYRFMLLVNRVAVVLGTAIMLLGIVAYGGTFDPGFAGTGTYALGDFWPTWILAALTTMANPISFGAFLGDWTRYIPARHSRRSLLAAPFLAQVATLLPFGFGIATATLVADPADYITGLTAISPLWYAIPLIGGLSTGTTSLYGTGLDFSSIFVRLSRVQATLLIGSLSVVFIFVGNFVLDMVSSINAFATLIVLCTSPWMVIMMIGFVLRRGFYDPDDLQVFNQGRKGGRYWFTRGVNWRAMAAWIPATTLGLLTANTPMIAGPFKDIAGGVDVSMVVTLCTAAIAYPVLVKLFPEPREVYGPAAPVATPAVALAQEA from the coding sequence ATGGGTGACAAGGTCACCGAAGTCGAGCAGCACGGCATCGCGCCGATCCCGCCGGAGGAACAGACGTCGCGGCCCCGCGACCTGTTCCGGATGGCGTTCGGCGGCGCGAACACCTTCGCCACCATCATCCTCGGGACGCTCCCGATCGCCTTCGGCCTGAGCTTCTGGGCGGCGGCGGCCGCCACCGTCGCGGGCGTGGTCGTCGGCGCGCTCGTGCTCTCACCGATGTCGTTGTTCGGCCCGCTCACTCGGACCAACAACGCCGTCTCCTCGGGCGCCCACTTCGGCGTCGTCGGCCGCTGTGTCGGTTCCTTCCTTTCCCTGCTGACGGCGATCACGTTCTTCGCCATCTCGGTCTGGGTGAGCGGCGACGCCGTCGCCGGTGCCGCGCAACGGCTTTTCGGCTTCGACGGCGGCGAGGTGCTCCGCGGCGTCGCGTACGGCGTCATCGCGCTCGCCACGCTGGTGGTGTGCATCTACGGCTACCGCTTCATGCTGCTGGTGAACCGGGTCGCGGTCGTTCTGGGCACGGCGATCATGCTGCTCGGGATCGTGGCCTACGGCGGCACGTTCGACCCCGGTTTCGCAGGCACCGGCACCTACGCCCTCGGGGACTTCTGGCCGACCTGGATCCTCGCCGCGCTCACCACGATGGCGAACCCGATCTCGTTCGGCGCCTTCCTCGGCGACTGGACGCGCTACATCCCCGCGCGGCACAGCCGCCGGTCTCTGCTGGCCGCGCCGTTCCTGGCGCAGGTGGCGACCCTGCTGCCGTTCGGGTTCGGCATCGCCACCGCGACACTGGTCGCCGACCCGGCCGACTACATCACCGGGCTGACCGCGATCTCCCCGCTGTGGTACGCGATCCCGCTGATCGGCGGGCTGTCCACCGGCACGACGTCGCTCTACGGAACGGGGCTGGACTTCAGTTCGATCTTCGTGCGGCTGAGCCGGGTGCAGGCGACGCTGCTGATCGGCTCGCTCAGTGTCGTGTTCATCTTCGTCGGCAACTTCGTGCTCGACATGGTCTCGAGCATCAACGCCTTCGCCACGCTGATCGTGCTGTGCACCTCACCGTGGATGGTGATCATGATGATCGGCTTCGTGCTGCGGCGCGGGTTCTACGACCCGGACGACCTCCAGGTGTTCAACCAGGGCCGCAAGGGCGGCCGCTACTGGTTCACCCGCGGCGTGAACTGGCGCGCGATGGCCGCGTGGATCCCGGCGACGACGCTGGGCCTGCTGACCGCCAACACCCCGATGATCGCCGGGCCGTTCAAGGACATCGCGGGCGGCGTCGACGTCAGCATGGTGGTGACGCTGTGCACGGCGGCGATCGCCTATCCCGTGCTGGTGAAGCTCTTCCCCGAACCGCGGGAGGTCTACGGTCCCGCGGCGCCTGTCGCCACACCGGCGGTCGCGCTCGCCCAGGAGGCGTAA